In one Thermosipho ferrireducens genomic region, the following are encoded:
- a CDS encoding GNAT family N-acetyltransferase → MEEKILTLNEFPIVDFVNLVNRIFQDYTVPVNWNVISFQMDARENSISLKDSFVFLKKDTPVGFIVNSIRRERGRIDAMGVVEKERGTGLAVHILAHTINHLKWRGIKNLSLEVIKEDKRAFRFYEKNGFRITRNLHLMVLQPVLEEKLDYNYFKVEPRYVYSQALELEFSGRKPNWQREPITLLLSNGRYNFVRLTTNKINGYLVWGKNSEGNVFIVDIGTKENWDDMVKVSVQYLKKSTNCNLISVTAVPENDPLYNSLLNNGFKVVLTQCEMLKQLQ, encoded by the coding sequence GTGGAAGAAAAAATCTTAACATTAAATGAATTTCCAATAGTTGATTTTGTTAACCTTGTAAACAGGATATTCCAGGATTATACAGTACCAGTAAATTGGAATGTAATATCTTTCCAGATGGATGCCAGAGAAAATTCTATCTCTTTAAAAGACAGTTTTGTCTTTCTTAAAAAAGACACTCCCGTAGGTTTCATAGTAAATAGCATAAGAAGAGAACGCGGGAGAATAGATGCAATGGGTGTAGTTGAGAAAGAACGGGGAACAGGACTTGCTGTTCATATTCTCGCCCATACAATAAATCATCTGAAATGGCGCGGAATAAAAAATCTATCACTTGAAGTTATTAAGGAAGACAAACGGGCCTTTCGATTTTACGAAAAAAATGGTTTCAGAATAACACGAAATCTACACCTTATGGTACTCCAACCAGTTCTCGAAGAAAAACTCGATTACAACTATTTCAAAGTAGAACCAAGATACGTCTATTCCCAGGCATTAGAATTGGAGTTTTCCGGTAGAAAACCAAACTGGCAACGAGAACCTATAACATTATTATTATCCAACGGACGTTATAACTTTGTTAGATTGACCACTAATAAAATTAACGGATACCTTGTATGGGGCAAAAATAGTGAAGGCAACGTTTTTATAGTTGATATTGGGACAAAAGAAAATTGGGACGATATGGTTAAGGTTTCAGTGCAATATTTGAAAAAGAGTACAAACTGTAATTTAATTTCTGTAACTGCTGTCCCTGAGAACGATCCACTGTATAATTCTCTTTTAAATAATGGATTTAAAGTAGTTTTAACACAATGTGAAATGTTAAAACAACTACAATAA
- the folE2 gene encoding GTP cyclohydrolase FolE2, with protein sequence MRDVQNEPDSRNINLKHVGIKKLRYPITVLDKKNGKQHTIGTINMFVDLPKHFRGTHMSRFLEVLNKYHLKLEPKIVEKILEDLKSSLNAERAKLEIEFPYFLKKAAPVTKIESYMEYVCKFTGIAEKSNCNFFISVEIPIQTLCPCSKEISEYNAHNQRAKIKIEIESSELIWFEDLIEIGESSASVPLFTLLKRPDEKYITETAYNNPKFVEDVARDIALKLSSDERIKWFRIEVESYESIHAHNAYACVDSKYLEGEHYE encoded by the coding sequence TTGCGCGATGTACAAAACGAACCTGATTCAAGAAATATCAACCTTAAACATGTGGGAATTAAAAAGCTAAGATATCCAATTACTGTCCTGGATAAAAAGAATGGAAAACAACACACAATTGGAACAATAAATATGTTTGTGGATCTTCCAAAACATTTTCGAGGAACACACATGAGTAGATTTTTAGAAGTTTTAAACAAATATCATTTAAAACTGGAACCTAAAATTGTGGAAAAGATTTTGGAAGATTTAAAGAGTTCTTTAAACGCTGAGAGGGCAAAACTCGAGATTGAATTTCCATACTTTCTAAAAAAAGCTGCCCCTGTCACAAAAATTGAAAGTTACATGGAATACGTATGTAAATTCACAGGTATTGCTGAAAAGTCAAACTGTAACTTTTTCATCTCCGTTGAAATTCCTATTCAAACGTTATGTCCCTGTTCTAAAGAAATAAGTGAGTACAATGCACACAACCAACGTGCAAAAATCAAAATAGAAATAGAAAGTTCAGAATTGATATGGTTCGAAGATCTCATAGAAATTGGCGAAAGTTCTGCAAGCGTACCGTTATTTACTTTATTAAAAAGACCTGATGAAAAGTACATCACCGAAACCGCTTACAACAACCCAAAATTCGTCGAAGATGTAGCCAGAGATATTGCTTTAAAACTTTCAAGCGATGAAAGAATAAAGTGGTTTAGAATAGAAGTGGAAAGTTATGAATCAATTCACGCTCATAACGCATACGCATGTGTAGATTCAAAATATCTGGAGGGGGAGCATTATGAATGA
- a CDS encoding glycosyltransferase, translating into MKLNKIAFFNPQGNFDPKDSHLTEHPDFGGQLVYVKELAKAIAKHNIKVDIITRKIIDPEWPEFSGDFDYYPETENVRIVRIPFGGKKFLNKELLWDHLGEYVKGIIKLYTQEKAFPDFVTTHYGDGGISGTMFLTKTGIKYSFTAHSLGAQKRDRLNMDKDEAEKKFRFSLRILAENIAMQYASFIVTSTFQEKIEQYMHKAYKKTTTKHEKKFEIIPPGVNTSIFHTTPLPEDKKIEEYLNTKITKLPAEKRNNPFVILSSRLDRKKYHVALIRAFAESEKLREKFNIVIVTRGIDDVFSLITNINVDSEEKHILEEITTLAKKNNFLDQILFLNIKTQKELAALYRISTRQNSIFALTALYEPFGLAIIEAMACGLPVVATRFGGPAEILDGGTYGALINPDDPHDISKGLFNVLDNYDTYKKLGLKRVSEKYTWEITAEEYLRAIEKHIHGESETPFIPDFFANQLR; encoded by the coding sequence GTGAAACTTAACAAAATAGCCTTTTTCAATCCACAGGGAAACTTTGATCCAAAAGATAGTCATTTAACCGAACATCCAGATTTTGGTGGACAACTTGTTTATGTAAAAGAATTAGCTAAAGCTATTGCAAAACACAACATAAAAGTCGATATTATTACCAGAAAAATTATAGATCCAGAATGGCCTGAGTTTTCAGGTGATTTCGATTACTATCCGGAAACTGAAAACGTAAGAATTGTGAGAATTCCTTTTGGAGGAAAAAAATTTCTGAATAAAGAACTTTTATGGGATCATCTGGGAGAATACGTAAAAGGCATTATAAAACTCTACACTCAAGAAAAGGCATTCCCGGATTTTGTCACCACACATTATGGAGACGGCGGAATTTCCGGAACAATGTTTCTTACTAAAACAGGAATAAAATATTCTTTCACTGCTCATTCGCTTGGTGCACAAAAAAGAGACAGATTAAATATGGACAAAGACGAGGCAGAAAAAAAATTCAGATTTTCCCTGAGAATCCTCGCAGAAAATATAGCTATGCAATATGCGTCTTTTATTGTAACGAGTACCTTCCAGGAAAAAATAGAGCAATATATGCACAAAGCCTATAAAAAAACCACAACAAAACATGAAAAAAAGTTTGAAATTATTCCCCCGGGAGTTAACACCAGTATATTTCACACAACTCCATTACCTGAAGATAAAAAAATTGAAGAATATTTAAATACAAAAATAACAAAATTACCAGCTGAAAAAAGAAACAACCCTTTTGTTATTTTGTCAAGCAGGTTGGATAGAAAAAAGTATCACGTAGCTTTAATCAGAGCCTTTGCTGAATCTGAAAAACTCAGAGAAAAATTCAACATTGTAATAGTAACACGTGGAATAGATGATGTTTTTTCATTAATAACAAACATTAATGTTGACTCTGAAGAGAAACACATTCTTGAAGAAATAACAACACTTGCAAAGAAAAACAATTTTCTTGATCAGATATTGTTTTTAAATATTAAAACGCAAAAAGAACTTGCCGCACTTTACAGGATTTCCACACGACAAAATTCAATATTCGCTCTAACTGCGCTTTATGAACCCTTTGGATTAGCCATCATAGAAGCTATGGCCTGCGGCTTACCAGTTGTCGCAACCAGATTTGGAGGACCCGCGGAAATATTGGATGGGGGAACATATGGAGCGCTTATAAATCCCGATGATCCACATGATATTTCAAAAGGACTGTTTAACGTTTTAGATAATTATGATACATACAAAAAATTGGGATTAAAAAGAGTTTCTGAAAAGTATACGTGGGAAATTACAGCAGAAGAGTATCTTAGAGCTATTGAAAAACATATTCACGGAGAATCTGAAACGCCATTTATTCCAGACTTTTTCGCAAATCAGCTGAGGTGA
- a CDS encoding L7Ae/L30e/S12e/Gadd45 family ribosomal protein, whose translation MNEAKILSLLGFASKAKKLVYGKDNIRDYIKNKRLKRKVIIIASDAGERVKKDIKIRCEISNVPIIELSTKERLSQATGMLNIAVLGIKDENMVASIINIFREKNQ comes from the coding sequence ATGAATGAAGCAAAAATTTTAAGCCTTCTTGGTTTTGCCTCAAAAGCAAAAAAGCTTGTTTACGGGAAAGACAATATCAGGGACTATATAAAAAACAAGCGGTTAAAAAGGAAAGTGATAATAATAGCCAGCGACGCCGGTGAAAGGGTTAAAAAAGATATAAAAATAAGATGCGAGATTTCCAACGTTCCAATCATTGAACTTTCAACAAAAGAAAGATTATCACAAGCTACGGGAATGCTTAACATAGCAGTCTTAGGAATAAAAGATGAAAATATGGTTGCAAGTATTATAAACATTTTTCGTGAAAAAAACCAATAG